The sequence CGTGTTGTTCTGGGCAAAGGCAAATCCGGTGGACAGCACTGTCAGTCCGGCTGACAGCAACACCAGTGAACGGCGCATCAAAATCTCCTAGCGGTGAGGCGGCTTGGCCGCCGAAACCGCGGCCCCGCCATCGTTTAGATTTGCTGTATGACAGTTTTGTTACAGGGTCTCTTGCCAATGCAAGAGGGCTGGAGGGGAGTTCGTTCTCGCGGAGTCGTCATTGCGATCGGAGCGAGGTAATTCGGGGCGCGGCATTCTCCGCTCTCGCGTCCCGGACGCGCTGCAACGCCCTTTGCGTTGCTGCGCAGAGCCGGGACCCAGGAAGTCACGGCACTCGCTGATGCATGGGCCCCGGCTCTGCAGCGCATCACTTCGTGCTGCGCTGCGTCCGGGGCACGAGACCTTCGTTCAAAGATAGACACGGCTTCGCATCTCGCGGCGCATTTCGCCCGAGCTTTGCCTCGATACCACCCTCGAATGAAAGAGGGCGCAGGGAAGACCGGGTGCCGGCCGGGCACCCACGGTCCACTGTGCGAACGGTGGCAACAAAAGAATTTGCACAGCGGCATACAGGTGAAGCCAAACATCCGGCCTTCCCTGCGCAGTGGTTTTACGGCTTATGTCGCGCTCTCCCCGGGGAGCGATGCACTATTGCCCCCGTCGCCTTGCCGATCACTGATGCAAGAGCCCGGTTGGGCACCACACATCACCACAAGACTTGGCGCACAGACCCCGGGCGCCAGGACCACACGATTTTGCCGTACGCAGATCACACCGGTCGTGTGCGCGAGGTGTTTCGCTCACGGCTCTCCGCCCTGCGAAACCATTCCGCGCCGATATCATCTGCGTCCACCGCCGCCCAGCCCGCGTTCGTGACGATCGCGATACGCCCCTCTTCCTTGGGCCGGGTTGCGGCGACACATACGTCATTTCCGAATTTCGGTAAAGTGGAATATTTTCGCCGACGAGCATTGACCCGCAATTTGGGTGTTTTGCCCGTCGGGCAACGCAAGGCCTCGTAGCCCGGATTCCCATCCGGCTGCGCATTGTCGCCGGCGCAAGCAAAGGACCCGCCGCTCGATCAAGCGGCGGGTCCTCAACCCATGCTCGCGCGCTACCAGTGATAGACGCCGGTCAGCGTGCCGTTGTTATTCCCTGCCGGGCCGACATCGCCCTGGGTCGAGCTTGGCGCCGGATGGATGCGGCCGTTGAGCGTACCGTACGGTCCGGCGTCAGGATAATACGCGCGCGGCTGAACCGTCTCATAGGCGGGAGTGTCCCAGCCGGGGCGCGGTTCGTTCCAGCCGTAATAATAGCCCTGTGCCGATGCGGCTGTGGTGCCCGCAATCAGCGATGCCATGATCAGGCCGAGGAGTTTTGTCTTGTTCTGCATTGAAGATGCTCCTTGCTTCCTGTCGGGGCCAACGACCGCGATGGGGGAGCGTTCCGGACGTATTTTGACGGCGCCGATCAACTCCGATCAACTGATTATGAAGTGCCGTTCCGTGGAACGAAGTGCCTGAAAAGTGTGGGGAATTCCGGTCGTTCTGTCGCACCCTGGTTCTCGTTCATCGCGTGTCTTAACCAATAATTAATTATACGTTTGCGGGCGGATGACAGCGCGGCCTAGCGTACGGCGGGGAGCCGCTTTTCGCGAAGCCAGAGAGTTGGTGCGTATCATGATGTCCAGTTCATATGGGGCGTTGTTCGCCTCGCTCAGCGCAGCCGCGCTGCTCCTAAGCCCCAATGACAGTTTTGCACGACCCGGCGGCGGCGCGCCGCATGGTGTTGTGATCACTGCCGCGCCGTCCGGCCCAGTGGCGCGTCCGCCGATTGCGCCGGGCGCCCGGTTCCGCGGCCGCAACACGCCTTGGGTCTATTGGCCGGGCGGCGGCGGCTTCTTCTATGACAATTCGGGCTACAGCCAGCCCTTCGCCGATGCCGGGCAGCCGCTCTCGACCGACGTGCGCTACACCTACACCTACGACGTGCCCTGGGACTGGGCGCATCGCTTCCCGCCGAACGTCGTGCCGTCCGACCGGCCCTATGTGCCGAGCTGTCCGACGGAGCAGGTGACGGTGCCCGGCCGCGGCGGCGAGCACACCGTCAACATCATGCGCTGCTACTGAGCAGGGTTATCGTCAGGTCGTGAGCATCCCGCCCCGAGCTTCGCGTGGAAAACCTTGGTATGGAAAGCCCCGGCTCAGCCGGGGCCTTCTGTTTCAACGGCGGGATCAATGCGAGGCGACGAGCCTTGCCAGCACGGGCAGGATCTTGTAGCGCGCGATCTCGTGCGGATATTCGCCGCGATTGGCGAGCAGGACGATGCCGATCCGCCGTGCCGGCACGAAGCCGAGATAGCCGGAGGCGTTGTTGAGCCCGCCCGGCTTGTCGAGGATGGCGACACCGGGCAGGCGCACAGTCTCCCAGGCCATCGCCTGTCCGAACTTGTCGTCGACGTGAAAGACCTCATGCTGGGTCATCCGCAAGGCCTCGCGCAGGTGCGGAGCGATCGAGCGGCCGTCGGCGCAGGCCGCAACGAAGGTCGCAAGATCGCGCGCGGACGAGAACATCTGGCCGGTGCCGGGAAAATCAAAATAGCTCTGCTGGTTGCCGATCGGCCCGATCGCCATGCCATGATCCGAATAGCCTTGCACGACGCGCTGCATCCAAGCTTCGTCCATGGCGGCGCGGTTGTCCTCGCCGCGCTCGGGGACAAAAGTCGCGTTCATGCCGAGCGGCCTGAGGATGCGCTGCTCGAGCAGCGTCGCGATCGGCGCGGCGTAACAACGCTCGAGCACGAGTTGAAGCAGCACGTAGCCGGCATGGCTGTAGATGCGCTGCTTGCCAGGCTCCTCGCCGGCCTGCGGTCTCCAATCGTTGAACATTGCGATGAATTGGGCACGCGAGAAGGAGTCGTTCGGCCAGGGCGGATGGTCGGTCGGCAGCAGCATGCCCGAGGTGTGCGTGGCGAGCTGGCCGATCGTGACGCGGCGGACGTAGTCGCCGGTGAGCTCGGGCAGATATTTCGGCAAGACATCGTCGAGCCGCAATTCACCGCGTAGCGCGCCGAGCGCGACCAGTGTCGCCTCGAACGGCTTGCGCAGGGAGCCGAGATTGAACAGCGTGTCCGATGTGACCAGCCTGCGCGTCGCCTTGTCGGCAAAGCCGTAGTTGAAGAACTCGACATGGCCGCCGGCGCAAAGCGCTGCGGCGAGGCCGCCCGGCTGGTCCGGCGTCATGGTCGGCGCCAGCTCGGCGGCGACGATGTCGCGCATCTGCGCAATCATGTCGGAATCCGCCGAGGCGCGGCTTGGCGCAAGGGCCATCGCAAGCGGAATGAGCGCTGCCCCGGCGAAGGTTCGCCGGGAGATCGGAGATGAGGTGACAACTGGCGGCACGTGCTCTGATGAATCATGCTTGTGCGCCCCCGGCTCATTTCTAGCGGCGAGGGCGCGACGGCCCAATTCACGATTGCGCGTTGTGGGTTCCGACCTGTCGGTTTGCGGCTTCGTAGCCTGCGTGGAGGGCAGCGAAATCCGGGACCCTCGTCGCTTGTGGCAAGCCCTCCGGATTGCGCTGCGCTCCATCCGGACTACTGCCCCCAATTTAACTTAGCCAATCGGATAACAATTATTGACGCCTTTGGCAGATCGTGTATAGTTAGCTTCATGGCTAACCAATCATCCCGTCTCGACCGGATCTTCGCGGCGCTTGCCGATCCCACGAGGCGCGCGATCGTGATGCGGCTCTGCGCCGGCGAGGCGTCGGTCGGCGAACTTGCCGATCCCTTCGACATGGCGCTGCCGAGCTTCATGAAACACATTCAGGTGCTGGAGACGAGCGGGCTGGTTCAGTCGGAGAAATCCGGCCGCGTGCGCACCTGCCGTCTCAGTCCGGATGCGCTGCTCGGCGCCGAGGACTGGTTCCAGCAGCAGCGCGCGATCTGGGAGGCGCGGCTCGACCGGTTCGAAGCCTATGTGATGAAACTGAAGAAGGAGAGGGCGGCCGCCAAGCGGCCGTCCAAGGTGGCTGAAAAGAAAACCGACAAGACAACCAAACGGAAAGGTGCTGAGTGATGACGAATTCTGCCAACCCCGCGCTGTCGCAATGGTCGCTCGACCGCGAGATCGTGATGTCGCGCGTGATCGACGCGCCGCGCGAGCTGGTATTCGAGGCCTGGTCCGACCCGAAACATCTGCCGCAATGGTTCGGCCCGAAAGGCTTTGAGGTCGAGACCTTGGAGATCGACGTGCGGGTTGGTGGCGTCTGGCGCTTCAACATGATCGGTCCCGATGGGACGGTCTATCCAAACCGCATGCGCTTTCGCCGCATCGAGCGGCCGTCGCTGATGGAGATGGATCACGGCGTCGACCAGGACGACGATCCCGGCATGTTCCGCTTCACCGTCACTTTTGCCGAGCAGAGCAACGGCAAGACGGTGCTGATGATGCGGCAACTGACCTCGAGCACCGAGCAGCGCGACGGCATGATCGGCTTTGGCGCCGTCGAATACGGCTACCAGACGTTGGACAAGCTTGCGGCTTATGTGGGCGGGATGAAGCGGTGATCGCAGCCGGGCCGACCGCTCGAACCCGCCTGTCCTACGAGCTCTCAGCGAGCCGCAGCGGCGCGGCCGGAATGGATGCCACGAGCCGCGCCAACGCGGCCGCGGAGCGCACGCCAGTCTTGGCAAACACCTGGCGGGCGTGTGTCTTCACCGTGTTCGGAGATACGCCGAGCACGCTTGCGGCTGCGGTCAGCCCGAGGCCGCTGGCGAGCAGCGCGGCAACGCGCGTCTCGGCGGCGGTCAGTCCCGCCAGCCGCCGCAACCGCTCGGCCTGTGTGTCGATGGACGCCTTGGGATCGACGATCTGGACCATGACGCGCGCGCCGCCGTCGATGGCGGTCCAAGGCGCGAACGCCGGCGGGGGAAGCGGCGTCATCTGCACGAGCAGGGTACGCCGGCCGGCCGGGTCCTTGATCTGAAACGTGTCGTCCAGGATCCGCTCCTCGCCGCGCGCCACGGCGAGCGCCTGCCGGACGCTGGCTGCGAGGCGCAGGGCATCGCTGCGCATCTGCGCCGTCAGAGTGAGACGGCTGCCCTTGCTGATTGCGAGGCCGCCGCACTCGCCGAGCAACGCCTCCGCGGCCGGCGTCATATGGAGTATTGCGCCACGGCCGTCCAGCAGAATGACGGCGCCCGACAGGTTCGCGAGCAAGCGGTCGAGCTGGCGCTGGCCGGCATTCAGGCGGCTTGTCAGCAGCGTCAGGTCGATGGCGCGGGAGAGGTGGGGGACCAGATCGCCGAGACGGGTCGCCGCATGCCCGGCATTGCCGGCTCGCGACTTCGAGACGTTGAACAAAATGCCGCCGGCCCCGTCCCGCGACAGATCGGCGTGGCGCACCGCGACGATCTCTTCGATTCCCTGCGGCGCAAGAATGTCGGCATGAAAGGCGCTGCGATGCAGAACGTCCCTTTCGACGAGCGCCTCGGTGACGAGCGCCTTGCCGACCGGCGCGCGGGCGAAGGCGTATGAATAGGGATTTTGGGTATAGCCCTCGAGGAAGAGTTGGTTCAGGTCGTCGCGCAGACGCCGGTGGACGATGAAATCGTCGCCGCCCAAGGCGGAAAGATGCAGCACCATGCCGCTGTCGGCGCCGAGGTAGTCGGTGACGAACTCGAGTGTCTCGCCCCAGAGCTCCGGCCGCGCAGCAGCCTGATAGATCGCAACGACAACATTCGTGTAGCTGGAGTCTGGCATGGTTGGCCGGCTCTGCTCAGCGCCGTCGCGGCATCACCGGACGCAGCTTTGCGATTTCAGCGCCATCCTATAGCATTCTCGATCGCGCATGGCTGTGTCGTGCTTCACATTTGGCATGTTGATCACATCAACGTTGCCGGCTCGGGTTCGTGCGAAGCTAACGAGACGATCCGGTTCCGGCGTCACCCCGATGGGTGACGGCTCCGAGACGCAAAAGCCGGGGCATCCGCGGTCGACCTCGTCGATCGCCAGTCACTCCCCCTTGAGCCCGGCCTCGCGGATCAGCTTGGTCCATTTCCGGGTCTCGCCGTCGATGAACTCGCCGAACGCGGCGGCGGTGCCCGGGCGCACCTCCAGGCCCTGAGCGGTCAGCTTGTCCTTGATCGCGGGTTCGGCGAGCGCGCGCAGCACTTCGGTCTGAAGTTTGTCCACGATGGCGCGCGGCGTCGTGGCCGGCGCCATGAAGCCATACCAGCCGGCGGCCGCCACATTGGGAAAGCCCTGTTCGCGCAGGGTTGGCGCCTGCGGGTAGAGCGTGCTGCGCTCGGGCGAGGCGACGCCGAGCACGATGAATTTGCCGCTCTGGATATAGGGCAGCGCGGTCGGAAGCGCCGTCAGCGTGGCATCGACGCGCCCGGCGAGCAGCTCGGTGTAGGAGGCGGCATCGCCGCGGAAGGGAATGTTGAGGCCTTTCACGCCGGCGTCACGGAACAGCAGTTCGCCGGCAAGATGCGGCTGCGACCCGGCGCCGGGCGAGGCGAAGGTCAGTCCGTCCGGCTTCGACTTGCCGTAGGCGATCAACTCGGGAAGCGTCTTGAACGGCGCGTCTGCGCTGATGATCAGGAACAGCGGTGCGATCACCGCCATCGCGACCGGCTGAAGATTCTGGCGCTGATAGGTCAGCTTGCCGAACAGCGCTTCGGCGGTGGCATAGGGCGCGGCGACATAGAGCAGCGTGTAGCCATCGCCCGGCGCATGCGCGACGAGGTCGTTGGCGATACGCGTGCCGGCGCCCGGCTTGTTCTCGACGATGAACTGCTGATGCAGGCTGCGGCCGAATTCTTCGGCCAGCAGGCGCAACGAGATGTCATTGGAGCCGCCGGGCCCGTAGGGCGAGATCAGCCGGACCATGCGCGAGGGCCAAGTGTCCTCAGCGCGTGCGGCGAATGGAAGTCCCAAGAGGGCGAGGGCGCCCAAAAATGTTCGACGCGTGACTGTCATGGCGGCCTCCCGGTGGTGGAGTGCCAGTGTTCTTGTTCATTTCCTGGCCCTCTTGTTGTGCTGTTGCGTCTCGGTCGCCGGTCCCGCCGCGTGCACGACCGCGCGGATGCTATCGGCGAGCGCGGCAATGCGCGGGCCGATCTCGCCCTCCAGCTGGCCCGGCTGCGGCCGGAACGCGGGGATGCCGCAGTTGATCGAGAACGACTGATCCAGCTCGGGCACGTGAAACAGCGGTGCGGCGACGGCGTGGATCGCGACGATGTATTCGCCAAAACAGGTGCAGAAGCCGCGGCTGGCGCATTGGGTGAGCCCGGCGCGGTATCGGTCGCGGAAGGCCGCCCACAGCCCGGCGTCTTCGGCGGCGATCTGCCGTTCGAGCCGGTCCGCATCGGCCGGCGGCAGGGTCGCCGCGGCGGCGCGGCCCATCGCGGTCATCACGACCGGAATCGGCATGCCGACATCGGGGACGTGAGGACCGACGTCGCCGGAGCGCGCGGTCTCGACATAGATCATGGAGGTCCCATCGAGCAGGCCGATCGAGACCGTGCCGCGGACACTCTGCGCGAGCTCCTGCATCATCGGCCGCGCCACCTGCCGGAACTGCATGTTGGCGAGCAACGGATGCGCCATCCGCAGGGCGCGCGCACCCAAGCGGTATTTCGTGCGCGCGGCCTCATAGCGGAGATATCCGAGCTCGGCCAGGGTGTGCGTCAGCCGCGCTACGGTCGGCCGCGGGATGCCCGTCAGCCGGGAGAGCTCCATGTTGCCGAGCAGCGTGGTCCCGGCCTTGAAGGCCTCGAGCACCACGAGACCCTTTGCGAGCGTCGTTGCGAAGGCGGCGTCATCGGCGCTCGACGCCAGCACCGCGGCGGCGGACGAGGAGGCGCGGGTCGGTTTGGACGCGGTTCGAGCCATGCTGGCTTCATGAACCCGGCGAAGGCCGTTGTCCAATAAATTCACACAATTGCTATCTATCGTCCACTATACGGACGCCACACTTCCCCGTGGGTTGGGCGAAAAGCAGCGCGAAAAAGCACTGCCGCACACAGTTTTTTGTCGTGATTCCACGGTGTGTTGTGACAAGATTATTACGAGGATATGTCACGTCGATTACACGGAGCGATTCATGTTGCGGTGGCAGACACGATCAAATCCCCTCGCGTGGTGGTGGGGGTCCCTGACGCTGGTCAGCGCTGCCAACATCCTCGTCTGGTTCATGCTGTACCGCGAGTTCTATCCAACGGTTGCCGGCAGTGTCGGCGGCGGCTCCGACGCCGGCCTGATGTTCCTGCTGTGCGCCGCCTATGTGTTTGGCTGCGCCTTTCGCTCGGTACTGCCGCGCGCCGACGTGCAGCGCATCTGTCTGTTCGACACCTGGCTGTCGAGCGTCTTCGTCGGCCGCACGGTCGCGACCGTGGCTGAAGTCTGCTTCGCCGCACAATGGGCCATCATCCTGCACCAGTTCGGCACCATGACGGGCGCGGAGACCGCGGTGACCATCGCCTGGATGATCGTGCCTGTCATCATCATCGCTGAGTGTTTCTCCTGGTACGCGGTCGTGACCACCAACTTCCTGTACAACGCGATCGAGAACTCGCTGTGGGCGGTGACCTTCTTCCTCGCCGGCATCGCGCTGTGCCGCTTGATGCCGGAATTCCAGGGCGTGGTGCGCTGGGCGCTGATCGCGGGCATCGTCGGCATCGCCTGCTTCCTCGCCTTCCTCGTCACCGTCGATGTGCCGATGTATCTCAGCCGCTGGCGGGCAGGGCATGCCGAGGGCGGCAGGTTCCTGGGCTTCCTCGAAGGCCTGCATGACGTCTCGACGCGCTGGGTGGTGACCCACGACATCGCCCACTGGAAGGGCGAGCTGACCTGGATGTTCCTGTATTTCAGCGCCGCTGTGTGGTCGAGCCTCGCGCTTTGCGCGCTCTAT comes from Bradyrhizobium diazoefficiens and encodes:
- a CDS encoding ArsR/SmtB family transcription factor — translated: MANQSSRLDRIFAALADPTRRAIVMRLCAGEASVGELADPFDMALPSFMKHIQVLETSGLVQSEKSGRVRTCRLSPDALLGAEDWFQQQRAIWEARLDRFEAYVMKLKKERAAAKRPSKVAEKKTDKTTKRKGAE
- a CDS encoding Bug family tripartite tricarboxylate transporter substrate binding protein — translated: MTVTRRTFLGALALLGLPFAARAEDTWPSRMVRLISPYGPGGSNDISLRLLAEEFGRSLHQQFIVENKPGAGTRIANDLVAHAPGDGYTLLYVAAPYATAEALFGKLTYQRQNLQPVAMAVIAPLFLIISADAPFKTLPELIAYGKSKPDGLTFASPGAGSQPHLAGELLFRDAGVKGLNIPFRGDAASYTELLAGRVDATLTALPTALPYIQSGKFIVLGVASPERSTLYPQAPTLREQGFPNVAAAGWYGFMAPATTPRAIVDKLQTEVLRALAEPAIKDKLTAQGLEVRPGTAAAFGEFIDGETRKWTKLIREAGLKGE
- a CDS encoding helix-turn-helix transcriptional regulator; amino-acid sequence: MPDSSYTNVVVAIYQAAARPELWGETLEFVTDYLGADSGMVLHLSALGGDDFIVHRRLRDDLNQLFLEGYTQNPYSYAFARAPVGKALVTEALVERDVLHRSAFHADILAPQGIEEIVAVRHADLSRDGAGGILFNVSKSRAGNAGHAATRLGDLVPHLSRAIDLTLLTSRLNAGQRQLDRLLANLSGAVILLDGRGAILHMTPAAEALLGECGGLAISKGSRLTLTAQMRSDALRLAASVRQALAVARGEERILDDTFQIKDPAGRRTLLVQMTPLPPPAFAPWTAIDGGARVMVQIVDPKASIDTQAERLRRLAGLTAAETRVAALLASGLGLTAAASVLGVSPNTVKTHARQVFAKTGVRSAAALARLVASIPAAPLRLAESS
- a CDS encoding serine hydrolase, yielding MIAQMRDIVAAELAPTMTPDQPGGLAAALCAGGHVEFFNYGFADKATRRLVTSDTLFNLGSLRKPFEATLVALGALRGELRLDDVLPKYLPELTGDYVRRVTIGQLATHTSGMLLPTDHPPWPNDSFSRAQFIAMFNDWRPQAGEEPGKQRIYSHAGYVLLQLVLERCYAAPIATLLEQRILRPLGMNATFVPERGEDNRAAMDEAWMQRVVQGYSDHGMAIGPIGNQQSYFDFPGTGQMFSSARDLATFVAACADGRSIAPHLREALRMTQHEVFHVDDKFGQAMAWETVRLPGVAILDKPGGLNNASGYLGFVPARRIGIVLLANRGEYPHEIARYKILPVLARLVASH
- a CDS encoding IclR family transcriptional regulator, with amino-acid sequence MARTASKPTRASSSAAAVLASSADDAAFATTLAKGLVVLEAFKAGTTLLGNMELSRLTGIPRPTVARLTHTLAELGYLRYEAARTKYRLGARALRMAHPLLANMQFRQVARPMMQELAQSVRGTVSIGLLDGTSMIYVETARSGDVGPHVPDVGMPIPVVMTAMGRAAAATLPPADADRLERQIAAEDAGLWAAFRDRYRAGLTQCASRGFCTCFGEYIVAIHAVAAPLFHVPELDQSFSINCGIPAFRPQPGQLEGEIGPRIAALADSIRAVVHAAGPATETQQHNKRARK
- a CDS encoding SRPBCC family protein, coding for MTNSANPALSQWSLDREIVMSRVIDAPRELVFEAWSDPKHLPQWFGPKGFEVETLEIDVRVGGVWRFNMIGPDGTVYPNRMRFRRIERPSLMEMDHGVDQDDDPGMFRFTVTFAEQSNGKTVLMMRQLTSSTEQRDGMIGFGAVEYGYQTLDKLAAYVGGMKR